In Drosophila ananassae strain 14024-0371.13 chromosome 3R, ASM1763931v2, whole genome shotgun sequence, the DNA window GAGCCAGCGGGCCAGTAATGTGCGAGTGCTGAGTGCCAAGTGCGACGTTGATTGTTTTCATAGCCAATTAGCCTGGGGGGCCAttagccagccagccagccagccacccAGCCAGCCGAGTTCCGATAGAATCCAATGAGCACGGAGGAACTGGACCCAAACCGGGACTTGGAGACGTGCACCCTCCTTAGCAATCCCTCGTCCTCCACATCGTCCGCCTTCTCCAACGCCGATCCGGCGAACGTTGAACCCGGCAGGACACGCGCTAAGCAGCGGATCAGCTTGAACGGAAAGCGGAGACGCAGCCGGATGTCACGCAGAGCCAATCTGATCGGCATCTGCGCCGTGAGCAGCCTGTGCATCCTGCTGCTGATCGCCACCACCCAGCACCGTCCGCTGACAACCCCCTTCAATCAGGGTGCTGGCAGGGATCAGGGAGCTGGCGGCGGGCCGGGACAGGCCGGCGGATATGGTGTGGACGGTGGTCCGTCCAATTCGCTGGCGCGCAGCTCCTTCTACGATCGCTTCCAGCAGCagatgcaacagcagcagcaacagccgtCGCAGACGGCCGTCTACAATCTGACAGCTACTATAGTGGATGTCCTGTCGGCTCAACGGTCTCGTATCCTCACCGAGATGGAGAACTTCGAGTATCCACGCGGTGGCGCCGAGCGTCTAACGGACATGACACCGGAAACGAACGGCACTCCGGTGCGCAGTGTGGTGGTCACATCGTGGCGCTCCGGCTCCACCTTCCTCGGGGACATACTCAACTCGATCCCCGGCAACTTCTATCATTACGAGCCGCTGCTCGACTTCGGGATCAAGCAAATCCGTGATCCCGACGACCAGGAACTGGCCGTCCAGAATCTGAAGAACCTGCTCAATTGCGACTACGCCGATATGATGGACTACCTGAACTTTGGCAAGACGCACACATATCTCTTCGAACACAATACCCGGCTGTGGGACGTCTGTCGGGAGTTTCCGCGCTTCTGCTGGCGTCCCGCCTTCTTGACGCGCTTCTGCCGGCTCTTTCCCATCCAAAGCATGAAGACGGTCCGCCTGCGACTGGCCCAGGCCGAAAAGCTGCTCGAGGATCCAAGGTGAGTGGATGGCGGAGAGATAGTAGAAAGTGAAAGGTGCGGCGGCCATAAGCTGACAGCCGAGAGATGACACGCATCGCGGATGGAGTGTGGGCGGATGCGGGGCTTCAGGTTCGTGGCATCAGGAAGTTGGCCAGCTGGGTATTTCAGTCTTGACTTGGAAAGTTAAGAAATAAAGAGTTTTGTAAAAGAAATCCCTATTTTTAAGActgtattttttgtaaaaaaaatgaaatagttttaagaaaatattaaaaatacattacTCTGTAGtcttactattttttttatggctCTAAAACCTATATAGTTTATACGCCTGATTAGTTATACTTTGTTTGCCAACAGGTTAGTGATGTTTGCAATATTTT includes these proteins:
- the LOC6496997 gene encoding carbohydrate sulfotransferase 4; the protein is MSTEELDPNRDLETCTLLSNPSSSTSSAFSNADPANVEPGRTRAKQRISLNGKRRRSRMSRRANLIGICAVSSLCILLLIATTQHRPLTTPFNQGAGRDQGAGGGPGQAGGYGVDGGPSNSLARSSFYDRFQQQMQQQQQQPSQTAVYNLTATIVDVLSAQRSRILTEMENFEYPRGGAERLTDMTPETNGTPVRSVVVTSWRSGSTFLGDILNSIPGNFYHYEPLLDFGIKQIRDPDDQELAVQNLKNLLNCDYADMMDYLNFGKTHTYLFEHNTRLWDVCREFPRFCWRPAFLTRFCRLFPIQSMKTVRLRLAQAEKLLEDPSVRIVLLVRDPRGTMQSRRHRVWCAGNEDCEDPRLVCQDLQDDYKTAKEMLEKYPSRFRTLRYEDLSLNPSEMTQDILLFYGLPFDPAVEEFLDTHTKENIGGVSSTYRDSRSAPFHWIRDLKPDEIKQIQDACLDAMDLWGYRRIEDFSNFSSIQQTFDPMVMPPPFT